In Panacibacter microcysteis, the genomic stretch GCTGATCATTTCGTTAACGATATCATCTGCATCTACAACAGTACCTTCCCGGCTTTTCATTTTACCGGTAGGTAATTCTACCATGCCATAACTCAAATGGTAAATGCCATCTGCAGAAGGCAAACCAAGCTTTTGGGCAATCAGTTTCAATACCTTGAAATGATAATTCTGCTCATCTCCTACTACATATATGCTTTGGTCGCAGCCGTATTCTTCGTACTTATTTACAACAAGACCGATATCCTGTGTTATATAAACCGATGTGCCGTCTTTACGGCGAACAATTTTTTCATCCAATCCGTCTGCCGTAAGATCTATCCATACACTGCCGTCAGCCCTTTGTGTAAATACACCCTTAGCAAGACCATCTTCCACAAGATCTTTACCAAGCAAATAAGTCTGGCTTTCGTAATATATTTTATCGAAGTTGCTGCCAATTCGTTTGTATGTTTCATCAAAACCGGCGTATACCCATTCATTCATCGTTTTCCAAAGTTCAACCACAGCAGGGTTTCCGGCTTCCCAGTCAACCAGCATTTGCTGTGCAGCTTTCATTATGGGTGCTTCTTTTTCTGCCGCTTCTTTTGATAGTCCGCCGGCCATAAGCGCTGCCACTTCTTTTTTATACTCTTCATTAAACTTCACGTAGTAATCGCCAACAAAATGATCACCTTTAACGCCTTCACTTTGTGGCGTGGCCCCATTTGCAAAAAGCTGCCAGGCAATCATGCTTTTGCATATGTGAATACCGCGGTCGTTTACAATGCAGGTTTTTACAATATCGTACCCGCCGGCATTGAGTATTGCGGCCGTGCTCCAGCCGAGGAAATTGTTTCTTAAATGACCAAGATGAAGTGGCTTATTGGTGTTGGGTGAAGAGTATTCCACCATTACCTTTTTACCATTTCTGGCACTTTCTCCCGGGTGTTCATTGCTGTAATTGTTAGTGAGAAATTGCAGCCAATATTGATCAGCCACAACAAGATTCAGAAAACCTTTGATGACGTTAAAAGAACCAAACAGGTTTGCATGGTGTTGAGTAAGGTAAGTGCCCAGTTCATTGCCGGCTACATCCGGTGCTTTGCGCAGTTGTTTTATCAAAGAAAATATTACAATAGTATAATCACCTTCAAACTCCGGCTTTGTGGCATTTACAGTAATATCTTTTGCAGCAATCTCCACATTATACAATGCTTTAATTGCTTCAGACGCAGCTTCTTTTATCTTTATTACAATACTCATTCCTGTGATTTGGGTGGCAAAAATAAGAAAGCGCCACAAGATTAATACAATAAGCCGTGTGCTGCTGTTGATGCACGGGTCTAAAAAAATCAAATTGGTTTAACAATGCGTAATATCCTTATACTTTACCTTCGCCGCCACTATGCTTAAGCTGCATTATTGGGTGAGGAATACAATTTTAAATGTGGTGGATTTTTTTTATCCGCCATTCAAAAACTTTATTCCGTTACAAACCTTTCGCTATGCAGCGTGTGGCGGTGGCAACACTGCGCTGGGCATTTTGCTGTACTATATCGGTTTCCATTACATATATCCCCAACCGGTGGTACACCTGCCTTTTATTGCATTTTCAAACTATATAGCTGCGGAATATCTTTTTGCAATACTGTTTACTTTTCCTATTGGGTTTTACCTGAGCCGGTATGTTGTTTTCCCCGAATCTGGTATGCGCAAAAGGGTGCAGTTGTTCCGGTACTTTTTGGTGGTGGCAGGAACAATGTTGCTGAATTACTTTTTACTCAAGCTGTTTATCGAATACTTCGGGTGGTACCCTACTCCATCTAAAATGTTTACGGCAATATTTGTCATCACCTTCAGTTATCTCTCCAGCCGTTATTTTTCTTTCCGTGAAACGAAATGAGGTAGCAGAACAGGTCTAAGTCGAAAAAAAGGAGGAGCGTTGTTTACTTTTTTTGAAACCTTTGTAACATTGAGAATTGACAACGGGTTTAAAAAATTGCTATGCAATTTTTTAAACCCGTTTATATAATGCTCATGGCGTTGATATGATTTGTTTATTACGGCTCTTGGCGCTTTGGCATATTGGATATGTTGAAGGCCTGCAAAAGCGCAGGGCTACAGTTGCCACAAAAAACG encodes the following:
- the argS gene encoding arginine--tRNA ligase is translated as MSIVIKIKEAASEAIKALYNVEIAAKDITVNATKPEFEGDYTIVIFSLIKQLRKAPDVAGNELGTYLTQHHANLFGSFNVIKGFLNLVVADQYWLQFLTNNYSNEHPGESARNGKKVMVEYSSPNTNKPLHLGHLRNNFLGWSTAAILNAGGYDIVKTCIVNDRGIHICKSMIAWQLFANGATPQSEGVKGDHFVGDYYVKFNEEYKKEVAALMAGGLSKEAAEKEAPIMKAAQQMLVDWEAGNPAVVELWKTMNEWVYAGFDETYKRIGSNFDKIYYESQTYLLGKDLVEDGLAKGVFTQRADGSVWIDLTADGLDEKIVRRKDGTSVYITQDIGLVVNKYEEYGCDQSIYVVGDEQNYHFKVLKLIAQKLGLPSADGIYHLSYGMVELPTGKMKSREGTVVDADDIVNEMISIARQKTEELGKVKDFTETELAALYNTIGLGALKFFLLRVDPKKKMIFNPEESIDFHGFTGPFVQYTYARIKSILRKVGNTEYNVSGNNESLLPLEKAVINQLEQFAGVIDECATEHDPSKLAIYVFNLAKIFNSFYTEHSISNAETADKKMLRLQLAQLTAHTIKSAMQLLGIEVPERM
- a CDS encoding GtrA family protein, yielding MLKLHYWVRNTILNVVDFFYPPFKNFIPLQTFRYAACGGGNTALGILLYYIGFHYIYPQPVVHLPFIAFSNYIAAEYLFAILFTFPIGFYLSRYVVFPESGMRKRVQLFRYFLVVAGTMLLNYFLLKLFIEYFGWYPTPSKMFTAIFVITFSYLSSRYFSFRETK